A section of the Bacillus pumilus genome encodes:
- the rpsA gene encoding 30S ribosomal protein S1, with protein sequence MTEEMNQIDVQVPEVGDVVKGIVSKVEDKHVNVDIVNVKQPGIIPISELSSLHVEKASDVVKDGDELELKVTKVEDDALILSKRAVDADRAWEDLEKKFETKEVFEAEVKDVVKGGLVVDIGVRGFIPASLVEAHYVEDFSDYKGKTLSLVVVELDREKNRVILSHRAVVEQEQLDKKQDFLQKLEVGSVIDGKVQRLTDFGAFVDIGGIDGLVHISQLSHAHVEKPSDVVEEGQEVQVKVLAVDRDNERISLSIKETLPGPWSQIGEKVKQGDVLEGTVQRLVSFGAFVEILPGVEGLVHISQISHKHIGTPHEVLEEGQTVKVKVLDVNEDEERISLSIRDLEENPEKQIEENYRQYQAKEENTSGFQLGDLIGDKLNKLK encoded by the coding sequence ATGACAGAGGAAATGAATCAAATCGATGTTCAGGTACCAGAGGTTGGAGATGTAGTGAAAGGGATTGTTTCTAAAGTTGAGGACAAGCATGTCAATGTAGATATCGTCAATGTGAAACAGCCTGGGATCATCCCAATCAGTGAATTATCAAGTCTTCACGTTGAAAAAGCATCAGATGTCGTGAAAGATGGCGACGAATTAGAGCTTAAAGTAACCAAAGTCGAAGACGATGCTTTGATTTTATCGAAACGTGCTGTTGATGCAGACCGCGCTTGGGAAGACCTAGAGAAAAAGTTTGAAACAAAAGAAGTATTTGAAGCTGAAGTAAAAGACGTTGTAAAAGGTGGTCTTGTCGTAGATATTGGTGTGCGTGGATTTATTCCTGCATCTCTTGTAGAAGCGCACTATGTTGAGGACTTTTCAGACTACAAAGGTAAAACACTCTCACTTGTCGTGGTTGAACTTGACCGCGAAAAAAATCGTGTAATTCTCTCGCACCGTGCAGTAGTGGAGCAAGAGCAATTAGACAAAAAGCAAGACTTCTTGCAAAAACTTGAGGTAGGCAGTGTGATTGACGGTAAAGTGCAACGCCTTACTGATTTTGGTGCATTTGTAGACATTGGCGGCATTGATGGATTGGTTCACATTTCTCAACTATCCCATGCGCATGTTGAAAAGCCATCTGACGTAGTGGAAGAAGGCCAGGAAGTCCAGGTCAAAGTACTAGCTGTTGATCGTGATAACGAGCGTATCTCACTATCTATTAAAGAAACATTACCAGGACCTTGGAGCCAGATTGGCGAAAAGGTAAAACAAGGTGATGTGCTTGAAGGAACTGTCCAACGTCTTGTAAGCTTTGGTGCATTTGTTGAAATTCTGCCAGGCGTCGAAGGACTTGTGCATATTTCCCAAATCTCTCATAAACATATCGGTACACCGCATGAAGTCCTTGAAGAAGGGCAAACTGTGAAAGTCAAAGTGCTTGATGTGAATGAAGATGAAGAGCGCATTTCACTAAGCATTCGTGATTTAGAAGAAAATCCTGAAAAACAAATCGAAGAGAATTATCGTCAATATCAGGCGAAAGAAGAAAACACAAGCGGATTCCAGCTTGGTGACCTGATCGGCGATAAGCTCAATAAATTAAAATAA
- the cmk gene encoding (d)CMP kinase, whose amino-acid sequence MKKKLSIAIDGPAAAGKSTVAKIVAAKKSYIYIDTGAMYRAITLAALQHGVDLEDEQALDALLKKTVIELVSTGEGQKVHLDNTDVTEEIRTDRVSNQVSVVAKHRAVREEMVRRQQELGKKGGVVMDGRDIGTHVLPDAEVKIFLLASVEERAKRRFEENQKKGYDVNYDQLIEEIARRDKLDSEREVSPLKKADDAIEIDTTSLSIQEVAGKILDAADRVEKQ is encoded by the coding sequence ATGAAAAAGAAATTATCTATCGCAATTGACGGTCCTGCTGCAGCAGGAAAAAGCACTGTGGCAAAAATTGTCGCAGCAAAAAAATCATATATTTATATCGATACAGGTGCCATGTACCGAGCGATTACACTTGCGGCACTTCAACATGGTGTAGATCTTGAAGATGAGCAGGCACTTGATGCACTACTGAAAAAAACTGTGATTGAACTTGTCTCAACAGGCGAGGGTCAAAAAGTTCATCTAGACAATACAGATGTGACAGAGGAGATTCGCACAGACCGCGTGAGCAACCAAGTATCGGTTGTCGCAAAGCACAGAGCTGTTCGGGAAGAAATGGTCCGCAGGCAACAAGAGCTTGGTAAAAAAGGCGGTGTCGTCATGGACGGAAGAGACATAGGTACCCACGTTCTTCCTGATGCCGAAGTGAAAATCTTCTTGCTTGCCTCTGTAGAAGAAAGAGCAAAACGCCGCTTTGAGGAGAATCAGAAAAAAGGCTATGATGTCAATTACGATCAGCTGATCGAAGAGATTGCAAGGCGTGACAAGCTTGACTCTGAGCGCGAAGTTTCACCGCTAAAGAAAGCGGATGATGCCATTGAAATTGACACCACTTCTCTTTCCATTCAAGAGGTAGCAGGTAAAATTTTAGATGCAGCAGACCGCGTAGAGAAACAGTAA
- a CDS encoding DUF5359 family protein encodes MKTMERWLFKAVLIQLVLLLAVQITLHLTKGELFLSKVVQYEGVNNMSIEDWIETFKQKD; translated from the coding sequence ATGAAGACAATGGAAAGATGGTTATTTAAAGCGGTGCTCATTCAGCTTGTCTTATTATTAGCCGTTCAGATTACACTTCATTTGACGAAAGGAGAACTATTTTTGTCAAAAGTCGTGCAATACGAGGGTGTAAATAACATGAGCATTGAAGATTGGATCGAGACGTTTAAGCAGAAGGATTGA
- a CDS encoding flagellar brake protein yields the protein MLQIGDAITIEYVNENKEVKTAKSKVLENNNDDICINYPADKETGRTIYLNQQTEITVFFFDESQIPYKCTSEVIGKKKEDIPMIVISIPPKEEMIRLQRREYLRVDTMVKAAITQTGEESFDTFIVNMSAGGLAIAVPEGVSLKEDGEVITEFELPLKEPVKIKAVAEMSRVYQDEQTGKTRAIMEFSEISNDQQQHIMKYCFQQQLLTRVKKA from the coding sequence ATGTTACAAATAGGGGATGCAATCACAATTGAATATGTCAATGAGAACAAAGAAGTGAAAACTGCAAAATCGAAAGTTTTGGAAAATAATAACGATGATATTTGCATTAATTATCCAGCTGATAAAGAAACGGGACGCACGATCTATTTGAACCAGCAAACAGAAATCACCGTTTTCTTTTTCGATGAAAGTCAAATTCCATACAAATGCACAAGCGAAGTCATAGGCAAGAAGAAAGAAGATATTCCGATGATCGTCATTTCCATTCCGCCAAAAGAAGAAATGATTCGACTTCAGCGGAGAGAATATCTGAGAGTCGATACTATGGTCAAAGCCGCGATCACGCAAACGGGTGAAGAATCCTTTGACACGTTTATTGTCAATATGAGTGCTGGCGGCTTAGCCATTGCTGTTCCTGAAGGTGTCTCATTGAAAGAAGACGGAGAAGTGATCACAGAGTTTGAACTTCCGCTGAAAGAGCCTGTCAAAATTAAAGCGGTTGCAGAGATGAGCCGAGTCTATCAAGATGAGCAGACTGGTAAAACAAGAGCGATCATGGAGTTTTCTGAGATCTCAAATGATCAGCAGCAGCACATTATGAAGTACTGCTTCCAGCAGCAGCTTTTAACACGTGTGAAAAAAGCATAA
- the ypeB gene encoding germination protein YpeB, producing the protein MIRGILIAILGIAVISTGYWGYKEHQEKDAVLLHAENNYQRAFHDLTYQVDQLHDKLGATLAMNSQSSISPALADVWRMSSEAHNNVSQLPLTLMPFNKTEEFLANVGDFSYKSSVKSLSDEPLNKNTHKTITSLYQQASDIQNELRQVQHLVLNKNLKWMDVEMALADGDRKNDNTIIDGLKTVERNADAFADVDLGPTNVSTEAETRGYNHLKGKKISKKEAIRIAQQFTPDHNQHFKVRKSGSKTNRDVYSLSMSDPDSKANFYLDLTEKGGHPVYLLQNRDVKKQKISLNQASEKALSFLKKQGFDAESFHLDESAQFDNIGVFTYVPLQKNVLLYPDSIRMKVALDDGEVVGFSAKDYLTNHKTRDIKAPKISQKEAKKTLNQHVKIEDTHVAIVQNDMSEEVLCYEFLGTIKNDTYRMFINADTGKEERVDKLKNAEPIYKDL; encoded by the coding sequence ATGATCAGAGGAATATTGATTGCCATTTTAGGAATTGCTGTTATCTCAACAGGTTATTGGGGCTATAAAGAGCATCAAGAAAAAGACGCAGTGCTTTTGCACGCAGAGAATAACTATCAGAGGGCCTTCCACGATTTAACGTACCAAGTGGATCAGCTGCACGACAAACTTGGAGCAACGCTTGCGATGAACAGCCAATCGTCGATTTCACCAGCACTTGCAGATGTATGGAGAATGTCTTCAGAAGCACATAACAATGTGAGTCAGCTTCCGCTTACATTAATGCCTTTTAACAAAACGGAAGAATTTTTGGCGAATGTCGGAGACTTTAGCTACAAATCATCAGTGAAATCCCTATCAGATGAACCGTTAAACAAAAATACGCACAAAACCATTACGTCATTATATCAACAAGCATCTGATATTCAAAACGAACTGAGACAAGTGCAGCATCTCGTCCTCAACAAAAATTTAAAATGGATGGATGTTGAAATGGCACTTGCTGATGGTGACCGAAAGAATGATAACACCATCATTGACGGGTTGAAAACAGTCGAGAGAAATGCAGATGCATTTGCAGATGTCGATCTCGGACCGACAAATGTGTCGACAGAAGCAGAAACACGTGGCTACAATCATTTAAAAGGAAAAAAGATTTCAAAGAAAGAAGCGATACGCATAGCCCAGCAATTCACACCTGATCATAATCAACATTTTAAGGTGAGAAAAAGCGGAAGTAAAACCAATCGAGATGTGTACAGCTTATCAATGTCAGATCCTGATAGTAAAGCGAATTTCTATTTAGACTTGACTGAAAAAGGAGGGCATCCCGTTTACCTTCTTCAAAATCGAGACGTAAAAAAACAGAAAATCAGTTTAAACCAAGCATCAGAAAAAGCACTCAGCTTTTTAAAGAAGCAAGGATTTGATGCAGAGTCTTTCCATTTAGATGAAAGTGCGCAATTTGATAATATCGGTGTATTTACCTATGTACCACTACAAAAAAATGTACTGCTGTATCCAGATAGTATACGCATGAAGGTCGCATTAGATGATGGAGAAGTGGTTGGATTTTCAGCAAAAGACTATTTAACGAATCATAAAACAAGAGACATCAAAGCACCTAAAATCTCACAAAAAGAAGCGAAGAAAACACTCAATCAGCATGTGAAAATCGAAGATACTCATGTGGCAATTGTTCAAAACGATATGTCAGAAGAAGTTTTATGCTATGAGTTCCTTGGAACGATAAAAAATGATACGTACCGAATGTTCATTAATGCGGATACCGGAAAAGAAGAACGAGTAGATAAACTAAAAAACGCAGAACCTATATATAAAGACCTATAG
- the sleB gene encoding spore cortex-lytic enzyme, giving the protein MDKARFMKKIVLIFSIVLLATSLMTTEKSEAFTSQVIQRGATGEDVVELQARLQYNGFYNGKIDGVYGWGTYWAVRNFQSQYGVKKVDGLVGKQTKSLLVQKTKYYKDFVQQQLQKGNEFTHYGGKPLDQQTKAPAKRSSQKKTAQGAKENQKSQGGASGKSAKQSGNQQANQTPKQTAANMPGGFSSNDIQLLSQAVYSEARGEPYEGQVAIAAVILNRLNNSTFPNTIAGVIFEPLAFTAVADGQFYMSPNETAKKAVFDAINGWDPSESAVYYFNPDTATSPWIWGRPQIKRIGKHIFCE; this is encoded by the coding sequence ATGGACAAAGCTCGTTTCATGAAAAAAATCGTCCTTATCTTCTCAATCGTTCTACTCGCAACCTCACTAATGACAACTGAAAAGAGTGAAGCCTTCACAAGTCAAGTCATTCAGCGTGGTGCAACAGGAGAAGATGTAGTCGAGCTGCAAGCACGGCTCCAATACAATGGCTTTTACAATGGCAAAATTGATGGTGTATATGGCTGGGGGACGTACTGGGCCGTTCGCAACTTTCAAAGCCAATATGGTGTAAAGAAGGTCGACGGACTTGTAGGTAAACAAACAAAAAGCCTCTTAGTTCAAAAGACAAAATACTATAAAGACTTTGTTCAGCAGCAGCTGCAAAAGGGGAATGAGTTTACCCATTATGGCGGGAAACCTCTTGATCAGCAAACGAAAGCTCCAGCGAAAAGAAGTTCACAAAAAAAGACAGCTCAAGGTGCAAAAGAGAATCAAAAAAGTCAAGGTGGAGCATCTGGAAAGTCTGCGAAACAGTCAGGCAATCAGCAAGCAAATCAAACACCGAAACAAACGGCAGCCAACATGCCAGGTGGTTTTTCTAGTAATGATATTCAGCTCTTATCACAAGCGGTATATAGTGAAGCAAGAGGCGAGCCGTATGAAGGACAAGTGGCGATCGCTGCCGTCATCTTAAACCGTTTGAACAACTCGACTTTTCCAAATACAATCGCAGGTGTTATTTTTGAACCGCTTGCATTTACAGCTGTGGCGGATGGTCAATTTTATATGTCACCTAATGAAACTGCAAAAAAAGCTGTATTTGATGCCATTAACGGCTGGGACCCATCTGAGAGTGCCGTCTATTACTTTAATCCTGATACAGCGACTAGCCCATGGATTTGGGGTAGACCACAAATTAAACGCATTGGGAAACATATTTTCTGCGAATAG
- the prsW gene encoding glutamic-type intramembrane protease PrsW: MIAIISAGLAPGIALLSYFYLKDQYDNEPVHMVIRSFMLGVILVFPTMFIQYVLQEEHITTNPILISFVTSGFLEESLKWFILMVSVYAHAQFDEHYDGIVYGTSVSLGFATLENILYLVGHGVEYAFTRALLPVSSHALFGVVMGFYIGKARFSEKKEQRKWLILSLTLPVLFHGLYDFILLGMKNWGYIMLPFMIFLWWFGLRKAKKARSVKMVQI, encoded by the coding sequence ATGATCGCAATCATCTCAGCAGGTTTAGCTCCCGGCATCGCACTTTTAAGTTATTTTTATTTGAAAGATCAGTACGACAATGAGCCGGTACACATGGTCATCAGATCTTTTATGCTAGGCGTTATACTTGTGTTTCCAACCATGTTTATTCAATATGTCCTACAGGAGGAGCATATCACCACGAACCCTATCTTGATTTCATTTGTGACGTCGGGCTTTTTAGAGGAATCTTTAAAATGGTTTATTTTAATGGTCAGCGTCTATGCACATGCCCAATTTGACGAACACTATGATGGGATTGTATATGGAACAAGTGTCTCACTTGGTTTCGCCACACTTGAAAATATTCTTTATTTAGTCGGTCACGGGGTTGAATATGCGTTTACCCGTGCTTTATTACCCGTCTCAAGTCATGCTTTATTCGGTGTTGTGATGGGGTTTTATATCGGCAAAGCCCGCTTCTCTGAAAAAAAAGAGCAGCGCAAATGGCTGATTCTTTCTTTAACGCTTCCTGTGCTTTTTCACGGCCTTTATGATTTCATATTGTTAGGGATGAAAAATTGGGGATATATCATGCTGCCATTCATGATTTTTTTATGGTGGTTTGGCCTGCGAAAAGCAAAAAAGGCTCGTTCTGTGAAAATGGTGCAAATTTAA
- a CDS encoding YpdA family putative bacillithiol disulfide reductase has translation MKQEKAIIIGGGPCGLSAAIAFKQIGIDALVIEKGNVVNSIYHYPTHQTFFSSSEKLEIGDVAFITENRKPVRIQALSYYREVVRRKSLRVHAFEKVNAVTKKDGHFTVSTSKDDYVCDYVVIATGYYDHPNYMNVKGEDLPHVYHYFKEGHPYFDKDVTVIGGKNSSVDAALELVKCGSRVTVLYRGTEYSSSIKPWILPEFEALVRNGTIRMEFGAQVQEITEEEVIFTNQQEQTERVKSDYVFAMTGYHPDHSFLEKMGVTIDQESGRPAFDEQTMETNVEGIFIAGVIAAGNNANEIFIENGRFHGGLIAEEINNRMNG, from the coding sequence ATGAAACAAGAAAAAGCGATCATAATAGGAGGCGGCCCATGCGGACTATCAGCTGCCATCGCATTCAAGCAAATCGGCATTGATGCACTTGTCATTGAAAAGGGGAATGTCGTCAATAGTATTTATCATTACCCAACACATCAAACCTTTTTTAGTTCAAGTGAAAAGCTTGAGATTGGTGATGTCGCTTTTATTACTGAAAATCGCAAGCCCGTACGTATCCAGGCACTTTCTTATTATCGAGAAGTAGTCAGACGAAAAAGCCTGCGTGTACATGCCTTTGAAAAAGTGAACGCTGTGACGAAAAAAGACGGTCATTTTACCGTGAGCACATCAAAAGACGATTATGTATGTGATTATGTCGTGATTGCGACGGGCTACTATGATCATCCAAACTATATGAATGTCAAAGGGGAAGACCTTCCACATGTGTATCATTATTTTAAAGAAGGACACCCATACTTTGATAAAGATGTAACGGTGATCGGTGGGAAAAACTCAAGTGTCGATGCTGCGCTAGAACTTGTGAAATGCGGAAGTAGAGTCACTGTACTGTATCGAGGCACTGAATATTCATCTAGCATCAAACCTTGGATTTTGCCAGAGTTTGAAGCACTTGTGCGGAATGGAACGATACGAATGGAGTTTGGAGCGCAGGTGCAGGAAATCACAGAAGAAGAAGTGATTTTTACAAATCAGCAAGAGCAAACAGAGCGAGTGAAAAGTGATTATGTTTTTGCCATGACAGGCTATCATCCAGATCATTCTTTCTTAGAAAAAATGGGAGTGACAATTGATCAAGAATCAGGCCGTCCAGCATTTGATGAACAGACGATGGAGACAAATGTAGAAGGTATTTTCATTGCAGGAGTCATTGCAGCTGGAAATAATGCCAATGAAATTTTCATTGAAAATGGGAGATTTCATGGTGGGCTTATTGCAGAAGAAATCAACAACAGAATGAACGGATAA
- a CDS encoding Glu/Leu/Phe/Val family dehydrogenase: MAADQNAAHNAEDKLDVLKSTQTVIHKALDKLGYPQEVYELLKEPIRLLTVKIPVRMDDGSVKIFTGYRAQHNDAVGPTKGGIRFHPNVTEKEVKALSIWMSLKCGIVDLPYGGGKGGIICDPREMSFRELEKLSRGYVRAISQIVGPTKDVPAPDVFTNSQIMAWMMDEYSRMDEFNSPGFITGKPIVLGGSHGRDTATAKGVTICIKEAAKKKGIDISGARVVVQGFGNAGSYLAKFMYDAGAKIVGISDAYGGLYDEDGLDIDYLLDRRDSFGTVTKLFNDTITNQELLELDCDILVPAAIENQITEDNAANIKAKIVVEAANGPTTLEGTKILSDRGVLLVPDVLASAGGVTVSYFEWVQNNQGFYWTEEEVETRLEDMMVKSFNNIYEMAQNRRIDMRLAAYMVGVRKMAEASRFRGWI; this comes from the coding sequence ATGGCAGCCGATCAAAACGCCGCTCATAACGCAGAAGATAAGCTAGATGTTTTAAAGTCAACTCAAACCGTCATACATAAAGCGCTAGACAAATTAGGTTATCCGCAAGAAGTGTATGAATTGCTGAAGGAGCCAATTCGTCTATTAACTGTGAAAATTCCAGTACGGATGGATGATGGATCAGTGAAGATTTTTACTGGTTACCGCGCGCAGCACAATGATGCTGTCGGACCGACAAAAGGCGGTATTCGTTTCCACCCGAACGTTACTGAAAAAGAAGTAAAAGCGCTTTCAATTTGGATGAGTTTAAAATGTGGTATTGTGGATCTTCCTTATGGCGGAGGAAAAGGCGGTATTATCTGTGATCCAAGAGAAATGTCATTTAGAGAGCTTGAAAAACTAAGCCGTGGCTATGTTCGCGCAATCAGTCAAATCGTTGGTCCAACGAAAGATGTACCAGCACCAGATGTGTTTACAAACTCTCAAATTATGGCATGGATGATGGACGAATATTCTAGAATGGATGAATTTAACTCGCCAGGATTTATTACAGGAAAACCAATTGTTCTTGGAGGATCACACGGACGTGATACTGCAACAGCAAAAGGTGTGACGATCTGCATCAAAGAAGCGGCGAAGAAAAAAGGAATTGACATAAGCGGCGCACGTGTTGTCGTACAGGGATTCGGAAATGCAGGAAGCTACTTGGCTAAATTCATGTATGATGCTGGAGCGAAAATCGTAGGAATTTCAGATGCTTACGGCGGGTTATACGATGAGGATGGTCTTGATATTGACTACTTGCTTGACCGACGTGACAGCTTTGGAACCGTGACTAAATTATTTAACGATACCATCACAAACCAAGAACTGCTTGAGCTCGATTGTGATATCTTAGTACCTGCAGCCATTGAGAACCAAATCACTGAAGATAACGCGGCAAACATTAAAGCTAAAATTGTCGTGGAAGCAGCGAATGGCCCAACGACACTTGAAGGAACAAAAATTCTTTCAGATCGTGGAGTACTGCTTGTCCCAGACGTACTTGCGAGTGCGGGTGGTGTAACGGTTTCTTACTTTGAATGGGTGCAGAATAACCAAGGGTTCTACTGGACTGAAGAGGAAGTCGAAACTCGTTTAGAAGATATGATGGTGAAATCATTTAATAATATTTATGAAATGGCGCAAAATCGCCGTATCGATATGCGTCTTGCTGCATACATGGTCGGCGTACGTAAAATGGCTGAAGCTTCTCGTTTCAGAGGCTGGATTTAA
- a CDS encoding genetic competence negative regulator — protein sequence MRLERLNYNKIKIFLTLDDLTDRGLTKEDLWKDSFKVHQLFKDMMNEANQELGFEASGPIAVEVFSLQAQGMVVIVTKSQQDDADDDEFDEDYIEMQVKLDESHHVLYQFASFEDVIQLSHSLNRIGLLGGTVYHYEGQYFLSLDDFEELSADTVISILAEFGSPTTLTIHRLKEYGKVIMQDDAVKTIQMYF from the coding sequence ATGCGACTGGAGCGTCTGAATTATAATAAAATCAAAATTTTTCTCACACTAGATGACCTGACAGACCGGGGTCTTACGAAAGAAGACCTTTGGAAAGATTCGTTCAAAGTCCATCAGCTGTTTAAAGACATGATGAACGAAGCGAATCAGGAGCTCGGTTTTGAAGCGAGTGGACCGATTGCTGTTGAAGTATTTTCACTTCAGGCGCAGGGGATGGTCGTCATTGTCACAAAGAGTCAGCAAGATGATGCTGATGATGATGAGTTTGATGAAGATTACATTGAGATGCAAGTCAAACTCGACGAGAGTCATCATGTGCTCTATCAATTTGCCTCATTTGAAGATGTGATTCAACTGTCCCATAGTTTAAATCGTATTGGACTTTTAGGGGGTACAGTTTACCATTATGAAGGACAATATTTTCTCAGCCTTGATGATTTTGAAGAACTATCAGCTGATACCGTCATTTCCATTTTAGCGGAGTTCGGTTCTCCTACGACATTAACGATTCATCGGTTAAAAGAATACGGAAAAGTGATCATGCAAGATGATGCAGTGAAAACGATTCAAATGTATTTTTAA
- a CDS encoding metallophosphoesterase yields the protein MKYAIGFTAAIAAVTTGVCVTAKMVKTAKQNNIKKHYFTIEALQSDRPAVIFFISDTHRRLIHDSLLAEVTQEKPDVIMIGGDLAEKGVPYARIEENVKRLSRIAPVYFVWGNNDHELHQQKFKGILHAFDVTTLQNETAVWDFEGQPIKIGGIDDIRLEKADYEAIRPEFVKGDVNILLSHNPDVHHLMSEDEGVNLVLSGHTHGGQIRIGKFGPYEKGRTGQVKGAFFLISNGYGTTKIPMRLGAEPETHLIYLMPVKKR from the coding sequence ATGAAATATGCCATCGGATTTACCGCCGCCATTGCGGCTGTTACAACAGGTGTGTGTGTAACGGCAAAAATGGTGAAAACGGCAAAACAAAACAACATCAAAAAGCATTACTTTACAATAGAAGCACTTCAATCAGATCGACCAGCAGTGATTTTCTTTATTTCTGATACACACCGCCGGCTCATTCATGACTCATTATTAGCCGAGGTCACACAAGAAAAACCGGATGTCATTATGATAGGCGGGGACTTAGCAGAAAAAGGTGTACCCTACGCCAGAATAGAAGAAAATGTAAAACGTTTATCAAGAATTGCGCCCGTTTATTTTGTTTGGGGAAATAATGATCACGAGCTGCACCAGCAAAAGTTTAAAGGAATTCTTCATGCTTTCGATGTGACGACTCTGCAAAATGAAACGGCTGTGTGGGATTTCGAAGGCCAGCCAATCAAAATTGGAGGTATTGATGATATTCGGCTTGAAAAGGCGGATTATGAAGCGATACGACCTGAGTTCGTGAAAGGTGACGTAAATATTCTCTTATCACACAACCCAGATGTACATCATTTAATGAGTGAAGATGAGGGGGTCAACCTTGTTTTGAGCGGTCATACGCATGGAGGTCAGATCCGAATTGGGAAATTTGGTCCGTATGAAAAAGGAAGAACAGGTCAGGTCAAAGGCGCATTTTTTCTCATTAGTAATGGTTATGGGACAACGAAGATTCCAATGCGTCTCGGGGCTGAGCCAGAAACCCATTTGATCTATTTAATGCCTGTCAAAAAGCGATAA
- a CDS encoding DUF2663 family protein, with the protein MTLHAISRYMDQPTQKMMETLIKRKLKYEGFAKQCKRWQWTALLSLAILLFYFVITANKGGSLQPEAMIATLLGHEVFLFWIMAEVFAFYASYYYKKKEEKAEDEYHRLRCEIIQKSTDLWPQSDQWKEREAVFHYMHQQYDINLYYESK; encoded by the coding sequence ATGACTTTGCACGCAATCAGCCGCTATATGGATCAGCCGACACAGAAAATGATGGAAACGTTGATCAAAAGAAAGCTTAAATATGAGGGCTTTGCCAAACAGTGCAAAAGGTGGCAATGGACAGCCCTTTTGTCACTGGCAATTCTTTTGTTTTATTTTGTGATAACGGCAAATAAAGGAGGCTCTCTTCAGCCAGAAGCAATGATTGCAACACTGCTCGGTCATGAGGTCTTTCTATTTTGGATCATGGCTGAGGTGTTTGCTTTTTATGCTTCTTATTATTATAAGAAAAAAGAAGAAAAGGCTGAGGATGAATATCATCGCCTCAGATGTGAGATTATACAAAAAAGCACAGACTTATGGCCGCAATCAGATCAGTGGAAAGAGCGTGAAGCGGTTTTTCACTATATGCACCAGCAATATGACATTAATCTCTATTATGAAAGTAAATAA
- a CDS encoding LysM peptidoglycan-binding domain-containing protein — protein MEEMSRMQRKKEQLTNNHDDNVEEILEEKVQPSDDSHFPTREDFHEYKKQRTKKVRNPLFTTLAIIFPIIVITVFFLLIYYTSQEINHNNQDVYNIDSTSSADTDPVPSALADTKKDANADKADASDEEKKKKDEEKEKQQSKEKAEQKKKEKAAKEKQEREKAAAAKKREQQQLALQKQQEEKKRKEAEEKKKQEEKPVRVVQHTVGPEENLYRISMKYYKSRSGEEKIKAYNHLNGNSVYSGQVLNIPLEN, from the coding sequence ATGGAAGAAATGTCGAGAATGCAGAGAAAGAAGGAGCAACTCACCAACAACCATGACGACAATGTAGAGGAAATTCTTGAAGAAAAAGTACAACCTTCTGATGACTCTCACTTTCCTACACGAGAAGACTTTCATGAATATAAGAAACAGCGTACGAAAAAAGTGCGCAATCCTTTGTTTACGACATTGGCTATTATCTTTCCTATTATCGTCATCACTGTTTTCTTTCTATTGATCTACTACACATCACAGGAAATAAACCATAATAATCAAGATGTATATAATATCGATTCTACATCAAGTGCCGACACGGACCCAGTTCCGTCAGCACTAGCCGATACAAAAAAAGACGCAAACGCTGATAAAGCGGATGCGTCTGACGAAGAGAAGAAAAAGAAAGATGAAGAAAAAGAAAAGCAGCAGTCAAAAGAAAAAGCAGAGCAGAAGAAAAAAGAAAAAGCTGCTAAAGAGAAACAAGAGCGTGAAAAAGCCGCAGCTGCGAAAAAGCGGGAACAGCAGCAGCTAGCTCTCCAAAAACAGCAAGAAGAGAAAAAACGAAAAGAAGCCGAGGAGAAAAAGAAGCAGGAAGAAAAGCCAGTTCGTGTCGTGCAGCACACAGTTGGTCCAGAGGAAAACCTGTATCGAATTTCGATGAAATATTACAAAAGCCGATCGGGTGAAGAGAAAATAAAAGCGTACAATCACTTAAATGGGAACAGTGTATACAGTGGTCAAGTTCTCAACATACCATTGGAAAACTAA